ATAGGGCAGGCCGGGCTTGACCATCAGCATGTCGGCGCCTTCCTCGACATCGAGGGCCGCGTCGCGGATCGCCTCGGTGCCGTTGGCGGGGTCGATATAATAGGTCTTCTTGTCACCTTTCAGCAGCCCGCCCGTCGAGATCGCCTCGCGATAGGGACCGTAGAAGGCGGAGGCGAATTTCGTCGCATAGCTCATGATGCCGACGCTCTGGTGGCCGGCTGCATCGAGCGCCATGCGGATCGCGCCGATGCGTCCGTCCATCATCTCCGACGGCGCGATGATGTCGGCACCGGCATCCGCCTGCATCACGGCGGCGCGCGCCACCTGGTCGACCGTCTCGTCGTTGACGATTTCGCTGCCTCTGAGAATGCCGTCATGGCCGTGGCTGGTGAAGGGATCGAGCGCGACGTCGGTGATGATGCCGATATTTGGCACCGCCTTCTTGATCGCCGCCGTCGCCTGATTGATCAGGTTATTGGCTTCGAGGCTGTTCGAGCCGGTCTCGTCGCGCAGCTCCATCTCTATATTCGGAAAGGTGGCAAGCGCCGGAATGCCGAGGCCGGCCGCTTCCCGCGCGGCTTCGACGGCCTTGTCGATGCTCATCCGGTTGACGCCGGGCATGGCAGCGATCGGATCGACGATGCCGGAACCCGGCACGATGAAGATCGGCCAGATCAGGTCGTCGACGGTCAGCCGGTTCTCCTGCACCAGCCGGCGTGTCCAATCCGCCTTGCGGTTGCGCCGCATGCGGCGATGGCCGGTGATGTCGTCGACGAGATGAGTCCTATCCTGCATGATATCTGTCCCTGGCCCATTCCATTTATCGGAGCGCTCATTATCATGGCGCCTGGAAAATCCAAACCGGACGATTGGCCGCGGCGGAAGAACCTCTGGCGCATGATGCCGATAATCGGAATCGATTTTTCGGGGGTATGCGCAAACTCAAAGTGATAAAGCGTTCTCCAGCGCGTCTTGTCAGACACGCGGCGTTCTTTATGAAGATGCAACCCCAAACCGATGTCTGCGCTATGGAAACCGAATCCCCGACGATACCGAAACGCACACTGGCGGATATCCTCTTCATTCTCTTCCTGAGGCTGGTTGCCTTATCCTGCTTCTGGTTCGGCCTGCAATATTGGGCGATGCTCGTCGGCTATTCGCTGGTGGGCGCCGGCCGCTTCGATCTTTTGAGCCTGCCGTGGAAGGTGGCGAGCACCAGCCTCGCCGTGCTCTTCCCCGTTGCCTCCCTCGGCCTCTGGCTGACCGTCTCCTGGGGGCCGGTCATCTGGGTGCTGGCCGCCGGCGGACAAATCCTCATGTATGGCCTGCTGCCGGATATTTTCGGCCCCAACCAGCTGATCATCCTGCTGCATGTCATCGTCGCGGTGGTCTACTTGATTTTCCGCCTGCTGCTCTGGCTGGAAAAGCGCCGGCATCGCCGTCAGGTAAGTGTTGATTTACCCTGAGACAACGTGGAGTTACCGGTAAGGCTCTGTTAAGCCTGCGGTTTAAGTCGAATTTTATATGTATTCGATAGGGTCTCACTCAAGGCGGGAAGAAAACACACCGCCAAACAAACAGTGAGGCAGTCAATATGAACACGAAAATCAAGCCGCAGGCGGTATCGACCTTCCGTGACCAGCAGGACCACGACATCCGTGATCTTTACATGGAATCCCTTCATCTCGTTGAACGTCTGCACCGTCGTCTTCTCGACGTCATCAAGGACGAATTCGACCGTCAGGGTCGCAGCGACGTCAATGCCATCCAGGCGCTGCTCCTTTTCAACATCGGCAATTCCGAGCTGACCGCCGGCGAGCTGCGCTCGCGTGGCTACTATCTCGGCTCCAACGTCTCCTACAACGTCAAGAAGCTGGTCGATCTCGGTTTCATCAACCACCAGCGCTCGCGCATCGACCGCCGCTCGGTCCGCATCAGCCTAACCGAAACCGGCCAGGACATCGCCGAAACGGTGGCCAAGCTCTACGAACGCCACATCGCCTCGATCGACAAGGTCGGCGGCATCGGCACAGACGAGTTCACCCAGATGAACAAGCTGCTCCAGCGTCTGGACCGTTTCTGGAACGACCAGATTTTGTACCGTCTCTGAGACCCCTGACCTCCTTCCAGGGTTGACCAAAACCGGATGCGTCCCTGCGTGTCCGGTTTTGCCGTTTGCTCTTGCGTGGCATCTTTGCAACGCAGGGCGGGCCAAGCGTTCTCGCGTGTTTTCAAGCCGTTTTTTAGCCGTTATTAACCGGCACGCTTTACCCCGTCATATGGTTCGTTGCGTCCTGTTTCCGGCAGTCGGCAAGTCCGTCTTCCGGCCTGGCAACACGAATTGGCCATATTGGTGTGGCAGCGGAAGCTTAACAACCGGCGCTTTCAATGGACCGATCAGGAGTGTTCAGGCTGCCGCATCGCAATCTTGTGATGGGGCAAGCGGAATTTTTCGGTGCGCCGGGACAACGAATGGACTGGGATCTGCGTTAAAGCGCAGTGATATCGCAAAAGGCCGCAGATTCTCTTTATAGCGGCATTCAGTGGTTGGGACTATGTCGAAGAAAAACGGAATTGAAGCTCTCTCGCGCCGCGCCTTCCTTGCGTCCGCGGCAACGGTTGGCGCCAGCGCGCTTGCCGCGCCGGCATTCGCGCAATCGGCGCTCGATACGCTGATCAATGCGCCGCGCCGCGGCAACTGGGACGACCAGTTCGACGCCAAGGCGGCGTCGCGCACGGCGACCGCCATGGTTTCCAACACGCCGATCCTCGGGCCCCAATCGGTCGCGAGCGCCCAGCAGGCGATCATGCAGTATCAGCAGATCGCAGCAGCCGGTGGCTGGCCTGAGGTCAATCCCGGTGACCAGCGTCTGCAACTCGGCGTCAGCTCTCCCGCCGTCCAGGCGCTGCGCCAGCGCCTTGCGATCACCGGCGATCTGCCGCGCGAGGCCGGCCTGTCCAACGCCTTCGATTCCTATGTCGATGGCGCCGTCAAGCGCTTCCAGGCGCGTCACGGGCTGCCGGCCGATGGCGTTCTCGGCGAATTCACGCTGAAGGCGATGAACATCCCCGCCGATGTCCGCCTGCAGCAGCTGAACACCAATGTCGTCCGTCTGCAGACCTTCCCTGAAGATTTGGGCCGCCGTCACCTGATGGTCAACATCCCGGCCGCCTATGTGGAGGCTGTTGAAAACGGCAGTGTCGCGACGCGTCACACCGCGGTTGTCGGCCGTCTCAGCCGCCCGACGCATCTCGTCAATTCGAAGATTTACGAGGTCATCCTCAATCCTTACTGGACGGCACCGCGCTCGATCGTCGAGAAAGACATCATGCCGCTGATGCGCAAGGATCCGACCTATCTCGAAAAGAATGCCATTCGTCTGCTCGACGGCAAGGGCAATGAAGTCGCCCCCGAGACCATCGACTGGAACGGCGAAGCGCCGAACCTGATGTTCCGTCAGGACCCCGGCAAGACCAACGCCATGGCGTCGACGAAGATCAACTTCTACAACAAGAACGGCGAGTATATGCACGACACGCCGCAGCAGGGCCTGTTCAACAAGCTCATGCGCTTTGAATCTTCGGGCTGCGTCCGCGTTCAGAACGTGCGCGACCTGACGAACTGGCTGCTGCGCGAAACGCCCGGCTGGAACCGCCAGCAGATGGAGCAAGTGATCGCAACCGGCGTCAACACACCGATCAAACTCGCCGCGGAAGTTCCGGTCTATTTCGTCTATATCTCTGCTTGGGGCATGCCCGACGGCATCGTCCAGTTCCGCGACGACATCTATCAGATGGACGGCAATGCCGAGCTGGCGCTCGACACCACAGCTGGCATGGAACAGCCGGTCCAGTAAGCGGCGACCTCTGCATCGCAATTTGAAAACCGCGCTTTTTCCGGCGCGGTTTTTTTATGTGGGAAGCGGTTCTTGAGATGGCCGTCAAAGATCGGCACGGAGCGACCGCAAAAGAGCGTGAGCGCGCGCTTTGCTCAGCAAATGTCGTTCTTCGTATTGCCCTTGCCACGGCGGAAGGCTAATACCTCAGCGCATTCCAGTTGAGGAGCCCGCCCATGACCAATGCTTCCACCGAATCCTTCTTCAATCGCTCGCTCGCGGACGTCGATCCGGACATTTTCGGCGCGATCGGAAAGGAACTCGGTC
The Rhizobium leguminosarum DNA segment above includes these coding regions:
- a CDS encoding L,D-transpeptidase family protein, with the translated sequence MSKKNGIEALSRRAFLASAATVGASALAAPAFAQSALDTLINAPRRGNWDDQFDAKAASRTATAMVSNTPILGPQSVASAQQAIMQYQQIAAAGGWPEVNPGDQRLQLGVSSPAVQALRQRLAITGDLPREAGLSNAFDSYVDGAVKRFQARHGLPADGVLGEFTLKAMNIPADVRLQQLNTNVVRLQTFPEDLGRRHLMVNIPAAYVEAVENGSVATRHTAVVGRLSRPTHLVNSKIYEVILNPYWTAPRSIVEKDIMPLMRKDPTYLEKNAIRLLDGKGNEVAPETIDWNGEAPNLMFRQDPGKTNAMASTKINFYNKNGEYMHDTPQQGLFNKLMRFESSGCVRVQNVRDLTNWLLRETPGWNRQQMEQVIATGVNTPIKLAAEVPVYFVYISAWGMPDGIVQFRDDIYQMDGNAELALDTTAGMEQPVQ
- a CDS encoding DUF6163 family protein, with the protein product METESPTIPKRTLADILFILFLRLVALSCFWFGLQYWAMLVGYSLVGAGRFDLLSLPWKVASTSLAVLFPVASLGLWLTVSWGPVIWVLAAGGQILMYGLLPDIFGPNQLIILLHVIVAVVYLIFRLLLWLEKRRHRRQVSVDLP
- the hemB gene encoding porphobilinogen synthase, which translates into the protein MQDRTHLVDDITGHRRMRRNRKADWTRRLVQENRLTVDDLIWPIFIVPGSGIVDPIAAMPGVNRMSIDKAVEAAREAAGLGIPALATFPNIEMELRDETGSNSLEANNLINQATAAIKKAVPNIGIITDVALDPFTSHGHDGILRGSEIVNDETVDQVARAAVMQADAGADIIAPSEMMDGRIGAIRMALDAAGHQSVGIMSYATKFASAFYGPYREAISTGGLLKGDKKTYYIDPANGTEAIRDAALDVEEGADMLMVKPGLPYLDICWRMKEAFGLPTFAYQVSGEYTQIKAAAMNGWIDGERAMLETLLSFKRAGCDGILTYFAVEVAKILAKR
- the ldtR gene encoding transcriptional regulator LdtR; the encoded protein is MNTKIKPQAVSTFRDQQDHDIRDLYMESLHLVERLHRRLLDVIKDEFDRQGRSDVNAIQALLLFNIGNSELTAGELRSRGYYLGSNVSYNVKKLVDLGFINHQRSRIDRRSVRISLTETGQDIAETVAKLYERHIASIDKVGGIGTDEFTQMNKLLQRLDRFWNDQILYRL